The following proteins are co-located in the Zonotrichia albicollis isolate bZonAlb1 chromosome 1, bZonAlb1.hap1, whole genome shotgun sequence genome:
- the SDR16C5 gene encoding epidermal retinol dehydrogenase 2 has protein sequence MNFFLETLKVIVLLVYYLLESLVFLVVPARKKNVSGEIVLITGAGSGIGRLLAVKFASLGATVVLWDINQEGLKCTVGQVKETGAGRVHSYVCDCSKRQDIYRVADQVKKEVGDVSILINNAGIVVGKRFLDSPDSLVEKTMEVNTMAHFWTYKAFLPAMIAANHGHLVSIASCAGLCGTSQASDYCASKFAAVGFAESIDIEMRSLRKTGVKTTIVCPYVINTGMFDGVKSKWPRMIANLDPEYVAERIVSAVRQNQEVLLMPRIAYLLPFLKSFLPVKALVLLLEYFGLDDMMNTFKGRPKKE, from the exons ATGAACTTCTTCCTGGAAACATTAAAAGTGATTGTACTTCTTGTTTACTACTTACTGGAGTCACTGGTGTTCTTGGTTGTTCCTGCACGGAAGAAGAATGTTAGTGGTGAAATTGTATTAATAACAGGAGCGGGAAGTGGCATTGGAAGACTCTTAGCAGTGAAGTTTGCCAGCCTTGGAGCCACGGTGGTCCTCTGGGATATTAATCAAGAAGGGCTCAAATGCACAGTAGGACAGGTCAAGGAAACAGGAGCAGGAAGAGTACACTCTTATGTCTGTGACTGTAGCAAAAGACAGGATATCTACAGAGTAGCTGACCAG GTTAAAAAAGAAGTTGGTGATGTCAGCATCTTGATCAACAATGCTGGTATTGTAGTTGGGAAGAGATTTCTTGATTCTCCAGATTCACTTGTAGAAAAAACCATGGAAGTGAACACAATGGCACACTTCTGG ACTTACAAAGCCTTCCTCCCAGCAATGATTGCCGCCAACCACGGACACTTGGTTAGCATAGCAAGCTGTGCAGGACTCTGTGGAACCAGTCAGGCTTCAG ATTACTGTGCAAGTAAATTTGCAGCAGTTGGTTTTGCAGAGTCAATTGATATAGAGATGAGAAGTCTGAGAAAGACTGGTGTTAAAACCACAATTGTGTGTCCTTACGTCATAAACACGGGAATGTTTGATGGTGTTAAATCCAA GTGGCCACGTATGATTGCTAATCTGGATCCGGAGTACGTGGCTGAGAGGATAGTCAGTGCTGTTCGGCAGAACCAAGAAGTTTTGCTTATGCCACGCATCGCTTATCTTTTACCTTTTCTAAAAAG CTTCCTACCAGTGAAAGCGCTAGTTCTCCTTTTAGAATACTTTGGACTCGATGATATGATGAATACCTTCAAAGGTCGACCAAAGAAGGAGTGA